The genomic stretch AAGAACAATTTCCCTTACAAAGACCTTGGCCAATTTGGCACACCCGAAGTAAAAGAAAACCATGCACAATTTGAGCAGATTGGATTAGTGCAGGATTTAGCATGGAATCTGAAAGAAAGTAATCAACTCAAAACTGCATTTTGGTGGAACAAAACCAACAGGCAAGTGCAGCCTGTGATGGGATCCAAAACCAACGATGAACAGGAAGACCAAGCCTTCCGAGCCGTGATTGATTATTTCCATTTTGGAAGTACGTCTGTGTGGAATCTGAAAACAGGCTTTGTTCGAAATGAACAAACTTTCAACGCGAGCGAAAACAACAGCACCCAATATTTCCTATCAGGAGATTGGGACCAAGGGATTACAGAAAGGTGGACGTCCAAACTCGGTGCCAGATATACGCTGACAAAAGGGGATCTGAGTACCTATCAGGAAGATGAAAACCGCATTGAATTGTATCAAAGCACTAAGTTCACTGCTTCAGAGAAGCTCTCTTTTGCATTAAACCTCAGACAATTGGTCTATGATGGTACTTTTGCACCCTTCACTCCAAACCTAGGAATGGACTGGGAACTCTGGTCTGGATCATCCCAAACCATTCTCCTGAAAACTTCCGCAGGCAAAGGCTTTAAAGTCCCAACGCTGAACGATAGGTTTTGGAATCCGGGAGGGAATCCGGATTTACTACCCGAAGAGAGCCTAAGCGGAGAAGTCGGGCTCACTTGGAACAAAAAAGGAAATCTCAACTGGAACCAGAGCTTAACTTACTACAAAATGTCCGTGGACAATTGGATCATTTGGTTGCCAAAAGGAAGCTTTTGGACCCCGGAAAACATCAAAAAAGTCAGTAATCAAGGAATAGAATATCAAGGTTCCGTCGGAGGCAGCTTTTCTAGCTGGAAATGGAAAATCACGACATCTTACACCTTCTCCAAGGCGGTTACTACGGAAGGCATAGATGAAAATGACCAATCAGTAGGCAGGCAGCTGCCATATACTCCTAAGCATCAGGCGAATGCTAAAATCAAAATAGACCAGCAAGCTTTATCGGTTTTTGTGAGCACGTTTTATGTCGGGGAAAGAGCCGTCACTGCTGACAATCCCCGGCTGATGCCTTCTTATCAACTTTTCAACATGGGAATGGGATACAATAAATTTCAGCTTGGCAAAATCCATCTTCCTCTCAGTTTTCAAATCAACAATCTCTTTGACACCGACTATCAAGTGCTCTACCTGAGAGCCATGCCTGGAAGATCATATCAATTCAATGTATCCATACTTCTATGAAATCGAGCATCATAAGTGACATACGGAGGTAAAACTATCCCCAACAGAAAATTCAACATAACCTTAAAATTAAAATACAAGCATATGAAATTAAAACAACTACTCTGGGCACTTGCCATAATCTCTATCTCATTTGCCTGTTCAGACAGCAGCGAAGAAAGACCATTAGGCAAATATGAAAACGGTATTTTGATTATGAACGAAGGTAGCTTCGGATCTAATGACGGGGAGGTTTACCACCTCAACCCCAGTACAGAGGAATTGCTCCCTAATATTTTTGAAGCAGAGAATAACCGCCCATTTGCAGGGTTGCTTGAAGATATGGTGCGCGTAGGGGATAGATTATACCTTGTCGCCAATACCGGAAAAGTGGAGATTGTAAATGCCGGAACCTTCAAAAGCACAGGTACTGTGGCCAACGATCTGGATCAGCCCCGTTCCCTTGCAGTGAATGGAAATAAGCTTTTTATCAGCGACTATGGCCCCTATGATGATAGCTACGGCACACCGGATTCTTATATCGCCGTGGTAAATGGTCTCGACGGGGGTGCTGTTTCTAAGAAAATCGATGTCTCCAATAAGCCCGGTGACCTATACGCTCACGGAAATTTCATCTTGGTAGCCGGCACCGAAGAGAACAAAATCGAAATCATCGATGCTACCCAAGAGGCAGTGACCTCAACTATAGAGCTGGATGCCTCTCCACGTGCCTTTTATGCCGAGGATGGGATTCTTTGGGTGTATGCAGTCACTCCTACTGAAGTGATATTCTACACCATCAATCTTAGCAGTCTTACTTTAGGGAATACTTATACAGTTCCTGTCACTAAACCTACCGGCAGAATTATATTCGACGGAGATGACAGAATGTATATTGTGACTAGTTCTGATTGGCCAGAGTATAACGATGCCATATTCGCAATTGAAATCGAAGGCAGCACTGTTACAGCTACAGAACTCATGACAGGATCAGGATTCTATGGGATTGGATTTGACGATGAGCGTGACGAGATCTATGTGGCAAATTCTAATGCTTTCCAAGGCAATGGAACTGTAACTGTACTTTCTGAAAGTGGTTCTGTAGTAAGAACTTTCGAAGTGGGCAGAGGACCATCTGGGTTTTTGGTTTATTAGATTAAGGGATTGAAAAATTAGAAAATTGAAATATTGGAAGATTAGCAATAGGTAAGCTCTATTCCAAGTAATCCATTATTCATTTTGAAAGCCGCTGGGATTGGTATCCCAGCGGCTTTTTTGTTTATAAGAAGACTGGATCAAATGACAATCCATAAAAAGACGGATTTTTGTGGATCATACTCCATAAAAAGACGGATTTTTATAGATTGTAATCCATAAAAGTCTATATTTGGTTATGAAATCTAGCCGGCTTGAGGCAGACAGGCAGGCTGCAGACGACACACAGAGGGATGATTAATGATCTTGCGACCTGCCTGCCGCCTTTAGGCAGGGATTCCATCCCGATTGTCGGGACAGGTAATGACTATTAAAAAATAATTATACCCAGATGAAATCGAGCATGACTAAAAAGTCACACACTGACATGATTATAATCGGAGCGAGATTCCATATGGCCATACAAAATCAATTATAATCATATGAAATTTAATAGGATTCATTTTCACAACCTTTCTGACCAGCTAGAAAACAAGAAGGTCATATTGCTGATAGGACCTCGACAAGTCGGAAAAACTACGCTTATCTATGATTTGCTAGAGGGAAGAAACTATCTATTTCTGGATGGAGATGACCCTACGACAAGAAGGCTGCTTGATACTCCGAATACAATGCAGATCAAATCGATTGTTGGTGATTATAAGTACGTGTTTATTGACGAAGCGCAGCGCATCCAGAATATAAGGATCACGGCTAAAATAATCCACGATCAGATGCCAGAAGTGCATTTAATTCTAAGCGGCTCTTCTTCATTCGAACTATCAGGATTAACCCAAGAACCGCTTACCGGTAGAAAAATCACTTTTCACCTCTACCCCATCAGTTGGAAAGAATTCGAGCAGACAATAGGATATGTAGCAGCAGAACAAGACTTGCCAAACCGTCTTGTTTATGGATTTTATCCAGAAATCGTCACCAATATAAGTGACCAAGAAACACTATTGCATGAACTTACAGAAAGCTATCTCTACAAAGATGTCCTAGCACTGGGCATTATAAAAAAGCAGGACGTAATCTTCCGTCTATTGCAACTTTTGGCTTTTCAGATGGGCAGTGAAGTGTCTTACAATGAACTCTCCAGATCTCTTCAAGTCGATGTCAAAACCGTCATTAGTTACATTGAGTTACTCGAACAAACCTATGTGATTTACCGCTTGGGAACTTTCAGCCGTAATCTGCGAAAGGAAATAAAAATGAATAAGAAAATCTATTTCTATGATAACGGAGTTCGGAATGCACTAATCAAAAACCTTCAACCTTTGCCTCTACGGAACGATATCGGAGCTCTTTGGGAAAATTTCCTGATGGCTGAAAGACTGAAATATTTGGAGTACTCGGGAATGAGGGTCAACAGCTATTTTTGGCGCACCAAAAACAAGCAAGAGCTGGATTATCTCGAAGAAAAAAACGGAGAATTGAAGGCGTTTGAATTCAAGTGGAATCCTGATGCGAAATTTTCAATTCCATCCGCCTTCGCAGAAACTTACAGCTCTGAGCACAAGTTGATACATAGAGAAAATTTCCGGGAATTTATCTTGTAGTTTATCGCCTTACTAATCCTTTAACTTCCTGCATTGGGAATTCTAACTCAGTATACCCCAATACATACGGACCAATCTCATATGGAATGTAAGTCAGATGCAATGTATCGCTCTCATATCCGATGGCATTGGGAAGAAAGAAACCCGTTTCAGGCAAGAAGAATCTGCCATCATCTTTTAGCTCCACACCTTCTTCCACTTCATGGTATTTTCGAAAAGCAATTTCAGCTATTTCCAGCATTTTCTCCTGATCCAAAATCACTCTGTCTATGCTAAGATATTCCCCGGAAGCCTTATCGAAATTCATATAATACACACTGGAATTCGGATGTGCTCCTCCCGAGAAATTGTATTCGGAGAATTTAAAACTTAAGGTACTGTCTGATTCGTAGCTTTTCTCTGCCTTCACTTCAATGGACCACCCTCCGGGAGCATCGGGAAAATCAGTTTTAAATTCCTCAAAGGAATCGAGGAAATCCTTTGCTGCAGAATCAAGGTTAGTATAGGTCTTATCTTGCTGGAAGTAGGCCAATAATTGGCTTCCTATCTCCTCATTTAATAAAGAAGCTTCAGGGACATTTTCAGCTACCGGCCAACTCAATTCAACTTTAGCGCAGTTGTCATCCACACATCTTTCTGAAGAAAAAGTCTTTGTGCTAAAACTAAGCTCCTCCACAATTTGCTCTTCCGCAGTTTCCGATTTGTCACAGGCAAAACAAAGTAAAGCCGCTATTACTATTAGATATTTCATTTTTTTCTATTTGGATCGTAAAAAAGTATGAATCAAATCCCTCGCCAAAGCCAACGGACTAAGCTCTCCATTTTCAACACGTTTACGATTTTTGGTAAGTATTTTCTGCACTTGCTGATCTTCCAAAAAGAATTTCCCTAGTAAAAATTGAAGATTTTCATCCAGCCAACTCAACCTTTGCGAAGCCCGGTTTGACTGCCAAAAACCGGATTCCTGCATTTTACCTTTATACTTTTGAATCATTTCCCAGCTATCATTCAGCCCTACTTTAGTCAAAGAAGAGGCAGTTATTACGGGAGTCGACCAGTTGTTTTCTCCTAGCGGGAAAAGATGTAGTGCATTTTCATAGGAGGACTTTGCCCTTTTGGCATTCGC from Algoriphagus sp. NG3 encodes the following:
- a CDS encoding TonB-dependent receptor, encoding MTLLLWVYSFVGFGQISQDTIPLAEVEVYAPALDRFAQGQKVFSWDKKEMEAYQGRSLGDILQEKSPVFVRQYGAGMIASPSFRGTSAGHTAVFWNGLPINSPSLGQSDLSILPVTAFDQMHLQFGNAGALFGNEAIGGSVHLGTATEFGKGVEAGITQQIGSFGLFNSSALGGFSSKNFSSKTKIYRQFSKNNFPYKDLGQFGTPEVKENHAQFEQIGLVQDLAWNLKESNQLKTAFWWNKTNRQVQPVMGSKTNDEQEDQAFRAVIDYFHFGSTSVWNLKTGFVRNEQTFNASENNSTQYFLSGDWDQGITERWTSKLGARYTLTKGDLSTYQEDENRIELYQSTKFTASEKLSFALNLRQLVYDGTFAPFTPNLGMDWELWSGSSQTILLKTSAGKGFKVPTLNDRFWNPGGNPDLLPEESLSGEVGLTWNKKGNLNWNQSLTYYKMSVDNWIIWLPKGSFWTPENIKKVSNQGIEYQGSVGGSFSSWKWKITTSYTFSKAVTTEGIDENDQSVGRQLPYTPKHQANAKIKIDQQALSVFVSTFYVGERAVTADNPRLMPSYQLFNMGMGYNKFQLGKIHLPLSFQINNLFDTDYQVLYLRAMPGRSYQFNVSILL
- a CDS encoding YncE family protein, whose translation is MKLKQLLWALAIISISFACSDSSEERPLGKYENGILIMNEGSFGSNDGEVYHLNPSTEELLPNIFEAENNRPFAGLLEDMVRVGDRLYLVANTGKVEIVNAGTFKSTGTVANDLDQPRSLAVNGNKLFISDYGPYDDSYGTPDSYIAVVNGLDGGAVSKKIDVSNKPGDLYAHGNFILVAGTEENKIEIIDATQEAVTSTIELDASPRAFYAEDGILWVYAVTPTEVIFYTINLSSLTLGNTYTVPVTKPTGRIIFDGDDRMYIVTSSDWPEYNDAIFAIEIEGSTVTATELMTGSGFYGIGFDDERDEIYVANSNAFQGNGTVTVLSESGSVVRTFEVGRGPSGFLVY
- a CDS encoding ATP-binding protein codes for the protein MKFNRIHFHNLSDQLENKKVILLIGPRQVGKTTLIYDLLEGRNYLFLDGDDPTTRRLLDTPNTMQIKSIVGDYKYVFIDEAQRIQNIRITAKIIHDQMPEVHLILSGSSSFELSGLTQEPLTGRKITFHLYPISWKEFEQTIGYVAAEQDLPNRLVYGFYPEIVTNISDQETLLHELTESYLYKDVLALGIIKKQDVIFRLLQLLAFQMGSEVSYNELSRSLQVDVKTVISYIELLEQTYVIYRLGTFSRNLRKEIKMNKKIYFYDNGVRNALIKNLQPLPLRNDIGALWENFLMAERLKYLEYSGMRVNSYFWRTKNKQELDYLEEKNGELKAFEFKWNPDAKFSIPSAFAETYSSEHKLIHRENFREFIL
- a CDS encoding DUF4163 domain-containing protein, giving the protein MKYLIVIAALLCFACDKSETAEEQIVEELSFSTKTFSSERCVDDNCAKVELSWPVAENVPEASLLNEEIGSQLLAYFQQDKTYTNLDSAAKDFLDSFEEFKTDFPDAPGGWSIEVKAEKSYESDSTLSFKFSEYNFSGGAHPNSSVYYMNFDKASGEYLSIDRVILDQEKMLEIAEIAFRKYHEVEEGVELKDDGRFFLPETGFFLPNAIGYESDTLHLTYIPYEIGPYVLGYTELEFPMQEVKGLVRR